From a single Papaver somniferum cultivar HN1 unplaced genomic scaffold, ASM357369v1 unplaced-scaffold_19, whole genome shotgun sequence genomic region:
- the LOC113338230 gene encoding RING-H2 finger protein ATL5-like, producing the protein MGRTSLLTPPESPQSSEGFFPSINSYDGKVMLAAIVSLLVVISFVLLLHVYARWLLGQAQQRRRQQSHVFDSTTLHHRHLRTTIYDDTYVDSPMNGLDASVVSSLPLFVYKSDLYKNGLDCVICLSCFEEDEMGRNLPKCSHVFHVECIDMWLQSHSCCPICRAPVGPDKATTVINSLSTITPTEAAGVQDEAAAELAVVSTDPNSPTENSNHSATSNSNIENVKDSSSAPAGRTLSSLSTSSLPLLPSTSLGCSLKRMLSRSKSEHNKLFPLTTTVTELIV; encoded by the coding sequence ATGGGTAGAACCAGTTTGTTAACTCCACCTGAGTCACCACAAAGCTCCGAAGGGTTTTTCCCGAGCATCAATTCGTACGACGGTAAGGTCATGCTGGCGGCGATTGTATCATTACTAGTTGTAATATCATTTGTTCTGTTACTTCATGTTTATGCAAGGTGGTTACTCGGACAAGCGCAACAAAGAAGAAGACAGCAATCTCATGTATTTGATTCAACCACGTTACATCATCGTCATTTACGTACCACTATTTACGACGACACTTACGTTGATTCGCCAATGAACGGTCTCGACGCTTCAGTCGTTTCTTCTCTCCCTTTGTTCGTTTATAAATCTGATCTTTATAAAAATGGATTGGATTGTGTAATCTGTTTGAGctgttttgaagaagatgaaatgggAAGAAATCTTCCCAAGTGTAGTCATGTGTTTCATGTTGAGTGTATTGATATGTGGTTACAGTCGCATTCCTGTTGTCCGATTTGTCGAGCTCCGGTCGGTCCGGATAAAGCGACAACGGTGATCAATTCATTGTCAACGATTACACCGACGGAAGCAGCCGGAGTTCAAGATGAAGCAGCTGCAGAGTTGGCTGTTGTCAGTACCGACCCAAATTCTCCTACTGAAAATTCAAATCATTCAGCTACCTCCAATTCAAATATAGAGAATGTAAAAGATTCATCGTCAGCACCAGCAGGAAGGACATTATCGTCATTATCAACGTCGTCGTTACCGTTGTTACCTTCAACATCTTTGGGTTGTTCGTTAAAGAGAATGTTAAGTAGAAGTAAGTCCGAACATAATAAGTTGTTTCCGTTAACAACTACTGTAACTGAGCTCATTGTTTGA